One part of the Gloeocapsa sp. PCC 73106 genome encodes these proteins:
- the nadA gene encoding quinolinate synthase NadA, whose product MFTTTLPRQSLTGDLFMAINELKRELNAVILAHYYQDPDIQDIADYLGDSLGLSQQAATTDAEVIVFAGVHFMAETAKILNPDKLVLLPDLNAGCSLADSCPPEAFATFKAKHPDHLVVSYINCSAEIKAMSDIICTSSNAVKIIRQIPEEQPIIFAPDRNLGRYVMEQTGRNLVLWQGSCIVHETFCEKSLVQLQIQHPEAEIIAHPECEPSVLRHANYIGSTTALLKYSQQSSKSAFIVATEPGIIHQMEKRAPQKRFIPAPGLNNCACNECPYMRLNTLEKVYLAMKNREPEITLSPKLIAAARGPIQRMLELS is encoded by the coding sequence GTGTTTACAACCACCCTACCTAGACAATCTCTGACTGGCGATTTATTTATGGCGATTAATGAGCTCAAACGAGAACTAAACGCCGTAATTTTAGCCCATTACTATCAAGATCCGGATATACAGGATATAGCAGACTATCTGGGTGATTCTCTCGGTCTTTCCCAGCAAGCCGCGACTACGGATGCAGAGGTAATCGTCTTTGCTGGGGTGCATTTTATGGCAGAAACCGCTAAAATCCTCAATCCTGATAAATTAGTACTATTACCAGATCTTAATGCGGGTTGTTCTCTAGCTGATAGTTGTCCTCCCGAAGCTTTTGCTACTTTTAAAGCTAAGCATCCCGATCATCTAGTGGTATCCTATATCAACTGCTCTGCTGAAATTAAAGCGATGAGTGATATTATCTGTACTAGTTCTAATGCGGTGAAGATCATTCGTCAAATTCCTGAAGAACAACCGATTATTTTTGCTCCCGATCGCAATTTGGGACGTTATGTTATGGAGCAAACAGGACGAAACCTAGTACTTTGGCAAGGTAGCTGCATTGTTCATGAAACCTTTTGCGAAAAAAGTTTAGTACAGTTACAAATCCAACACCCGGAAGCGGAAATCATCGCCCACCCAGAATGTGAGCCCTCAGTGCTGCGCCACGCTAATTATATTGGCTCTACTACAGCCTTGCTAAAATACTCACAACAAAGCAGTAAAAGCGCCTTTATCGTTGCTACTGAACCCGGTATTATCCACCAGATGGAAAAAAGAGCACCTCAAAAACGATTTATACCAGCTCCGGGTTTAAATAATTGCGCTTGTAACGAATGTCCCTATATGCGACTCAACACCCTAGAAAAAGTCTATCTAGCTATGAAAAATCGTGAGCCTGAAATAACTCTATCCCCTAAGCTTATCGCAGCAGCAAGGGGACCAATTCAACGTATGCTAGAGCTATCTTGA
- a CDS encoding KGK domain-containing protein: protein MSEHYYLEDCNPEDIFSFDGEAALKANLIKEAIQEAVNQELPRVIENALKAKNININLPKTEEKNVLQWLGQLVENRPEIGEILLKQGIPCRLLKPQQNWRTGKLKLKLSLEFVPDQNPSKNWQSSLDDLH, encoded by the coding sequence ATGAGCGAACACTACTATTTAGAAGACTGTAATCCCGAAGATATTTTTTCTTTTGATGGAGAAGCAGCTCTGAAAGCTAATCTGATTAAAGAAGCTATCCAAGAAGCCGTTAATCAAGAATTACCTAGAGTTATAGAAAATGCACTCAAAGCTAAAAATATTAATATTAACTTACCAAAAACAGAAGAAAAAAATGTCTTGCAATGGCTAGGTCAATTAGTAGAAAATAGACCCGAAATCGGAGAGATACTACTAAAACAAGGTATTCCTTGTCGTTTACTCAAACCTCAGCAAAATTGGCGTACTGGTAAACTAAAATTAAAGCTTTCTCTAGAATTTGTCCCGGATCAAAATCCCAGCAAAAATTGGCAATCTTCCCTAGATGATCTGCACTAA
- a CDS encoding Fe(3+) ABC transporter substrate-binding protein, which produces MNQLSRRVFLAGAAATTAVTLGQFNRKNRVSAQTQEINLYSSRHYNTDNALYENFTTATGIKVNLIEGNADELIERIKSEGQNSPADILMTVDVTRLWRADQEGIFTPVSSAILTEKIPANLRHPEGHWFAFSKRARVIMYHKDRVNPAELSTYEDLADPKWKGKIAIRSSDNSYNQALVASIIAANGEEKTQEWTQGLVANFARPPEGNDTAQIEAVAAGIADLAIANTYYLANLGQSEEPQKQEIFKTIGIFFPNQQDRGAHVNISGGGLLKTAPNPEGGVKFLEYLVSEEAQKFFAEGNNEYPVVEGVPIAPIIAGFGEFKSDSTAIAELGPLVPPAVQVMDRAGWK; this is translated from the coding sequence ATGAATCAACTTTCACGTAGAGTATTTTTAGCCGGCGCTGCGGCTACTACTGCAGTTACTCTGGGACAATTTAACCGTAAAAATAGGGTTTCGGCGCAAACCCAAGAGATTAATCTTTACTCCTCACGTCATTACAACACCGATAACGCGCTTTATGAAAATTTTACCACCGCAACGGGTATCAAGGTAAATTTGATTGAAGGAAATGCAGATGAGTTAATCGAAAGAATCAAAAGCGAGGGACAAAATAGTCCGGCGGATATACTCATGACCGTTGATGTAACGCGTCTTTGGCGAGCAGATCAAGAGGGTATTTTTACTCCAGTTTCCTCCGCTATCTTAACTGAAAAAATCCCAGCCAACTTGAGACATCCCGAAGGACATTGGTTCGCTTTTAGTAAACGCGCCAGAGTAATTATGTACCACAAGGATAGAGTTAATCCGGCGGAACTTTCTACCTATGAAGATTTAGCTGATCCTAAATGGAAGGGAAAAATAGCGATTCGCTCCTCCGATAATTCTTATAATCAAGCTTTAGTAGCTTCAATAATCGCAGCCAACGGAGAAGAGAAAACTCAAGAGTGGACGCAGGGATTAGTCGCTAATTTTGCTCGTCCTCCCGAGGGAAATGATACAGCACAAATAGAAGCAGTAGCTGCAGGTATAGCTGATTTGGCGATCGCTAACACTTATTATCTAGCTAATCTTGGTCAAAGCGAAGAACCTCAAAAACAAGAGATCTTTAAGACAATAGGAATCTTCTTCCCCAATCAGCAGGATAGAGGTGCCCACGTCAATATCAGTGGGGGTGGTTTATTAAAAACTGCGCCCAATCCAGAAGGGGGAGTTAAATTTTTAGAATATCTAGTCAGCGAAGAAGCACAGAAGTTTTTTGCTGAAGGTAACAACGAGTATCCCGTCGTTGAGGGAGTTCCCATCGCGCCAATTATCGCCGGTTTTGGAGAGTTCAAATCAGACTCGACTGCTATAGCAGAACTTGGTCCTTTGGTTCCTCCCGCGGTTCAAGTGATGGATCGCGCCGGTTGGAAGTAA
- a CDS encoding site-2 protease family protein: MQSNWRLGSLFGIPLYLDSSWFLVLALVTLINAQEINATELANQPGIWGWIAGFIIAVLMFFSVLLHELGHSLAAMKQGIKVNAITLFLFGGVASIEKESKSPIDAFLVAVAGPLVSLGLFICFFGLSQYLPEGSLVRYVISDLALINLVLTLFNLIPGLPLDGGQILKAVVWQATGDPLKGLLWAAFSGRAIAWLAILIGLLLWLATGELGAAWLAFIGWFILRNANSYQRLAVLQKVLLDVKANEVMTRDYRVVDGKLTLAEFVQQYILSDNRQSFPYYAAQEGRYCGMLKLSDLQRVERSEWEQITLATLAHPLTQIASLEEQTPLYRVIESLETIPDPWITVLSPADAVSGVIDRGDIVRAIAHKLGVALPETEIKRIKSERTYPPSLDLRAIASSLANTQDSSSIR, translated from the coding sequence ATGCAAAGCAACTGGAGACTGGGATCTTTATTTGGCATTCCATTGTACCTTGATTCTTCTTGGTTTTTGGTTTTAGCGTTAGTAACCTTAATTAATGCTCAAGAGATTAACGCTACTGAGTTAGCTAACCAACCAGGAATCTGGGGTTGGATCGCAGGTTTTATTATTGCGGTATTAATGTTCTTTTCTGTGTTGCTCCACGAATTAGGACACAGTTTGGCAGCGATGAAGCAGGGAATTAAGGTTAATGCAATCACCTTGTTTCTGTTCGGGGGTGTAGCCTCTATTGAAAAAGAGTCAAAAAGCCCAATAGATGCTTTCCTAGTGGCTGTAGCAGGACCTTTGGTCAGTTTGGGTCTGTTTATCTGCTTTTTTGGCTTAAGTCAATATCTACCCGAAGGGAGTTTGGTGAGATATGTTATCTCAGATCTTGCCTTAATTAATTTGGTGTTAACTTTGTTTAATTTAATCCCTGGGTTACCTCTAGACGGGGGACAAATTCTTAAAGCTGTAGTTTGGCAAGCCACAGGAGATCCACTCAAAGGGTTATTGTGGGCGGCTTTTTCCGGTAGAGCGATCGCTTGGCTAGCGATTCTGATTGGTTTGTTGTTATGGTTAGCAACGGGGGAATTGGGAGCTGCTTGGCTGGCTTTTATCGGTTGGTTTATCCTGCGTAACGCTAACAGTTATCAACGTCTGGCTGTTTTACAAAAAGTCTTATTAGATGTAAAAGCTAATGAGGTGATGACTCGAGATTACCGGGTGGTGGATGGGAAGTTAACTCTGGCTGAGTTCGTGCAACAATATATCTTGTCGGACAATCGGCAGTCTTTTCCTTACTACGCAGCTCAAGAGGGACGCTATTGCGGTATGCTTAAGCTTTCTGACTTACAAAGGGTTGAACGGAGTGAGTGGGAGCAGATAACTTTAGCTACTTTAGCTCATCCTCTGACGCAGATTGCCTCTCTAGAGGAACAAACACCCCTATATAGAGTTATTGAGTCTTTAGAAACTATACCAGATCCTTGGATTACTGTTTTATCCCCCGCAGACGCTGTATCGGGAGTTATTGATCGCGGGGATATAGTTAGGGCGATCGCTCATAAGTTGGGTGTTGCTCTACCAGAAACAGAGATCAAACGGATTAAATCGGAGAGAACTTATCCTCCTAGTTTAGATCTAAGAGCGATCGCTAGTTCTTTGGCTAATACTCAAGATAGCTCTAGCATACGTTGA
- a CDS encoding Mo-dependent nitrogenase C-terminal domain-containing protein has protein sequence MVNANESMLSDNQMIAWLRGLLTIALADGHYDPEEQALVAKITQELTLPNQTTIEFESISASELASQLGENKRIAENFLKTAVLVALADGVYSTEEAKILHEYREALGLEIEVLKSLEVTLYQSDQAQTEIPPDLLQPVKTWLDGVDIEDPRLARFLCKLIPAQCPFERDIVLFNRKIVHIPPMCKLNPLYEQLVGLRFRALSYLADERQEDVSDYL, from the coding sequence ATGGTTAATGCTAACGAGTCTATGCTCAGTGACAATCAAATGATCGCTTGGCTGAGGGGTTTATTAACCATCGCTCTAGCAGATGGACACTATGATCCAGAAGAACAAGCTTTAGTCGCTAAAATCACTCAAGAACTAACTTTACCCAACCAAACTACAATAGAGTTTGAGTCTATTAGTGCATCAGAATTGGCAAGTCAATTAGGAGAGAATAAACGTATAGCTGAAAACTTTCTGAAAACAGCGGTTTTAGTAGCTCTAGCCGATGGGGTGTACTCAACAGAAGAAGCTAAAATACTACACGAGTATCGAGAGGCTCTAGGTTTAGAAATAGAAGTGTTAAAATCCCTAGAAGTGACTCTGTATCAAAGCGATCAAGCTCAAACAGAAATCCCTCCAGACTTATTACAACCGGTCAAAACTTGGCTCGATGGAGTGGATATCGAAGATCCCCGCTTGGCGCGATTCTTATGTAAACTAATTCCAGCGCAATGTCCCTTTGAGAGAGATATCGTCCTGTTTAATCGGAAAATCGTCCATATTCCCCCAATGTGTAAACTGAATCCTCTCTATGAACAATTGGTAGGGTTGAGATTTAGAGCCTTATCTTACCTAGCTGATGAGCGTCAAGAAGATGTTAGCGATTATCTCTAG
- a CDS encoding type II toxin-antitoxin system YhaV family toxin, translating into MSESQPLVINGWKIFAHSLFLNQFEERMVQVEQLRQRYPQDYKNKNATKLLAAITRLAFEVIPQDPTRTDYRLGNTLGSDYKHWFRAKFFQQYRLFFRYHQEGKIIVLAWVNDESSKRSYNGKTDAYRVFKKMLESGQLPNDWDDLLKEAESEAHRFKKIIDHSY; encoded by the coding sequence TTGTCAGAGAGTCAACCTTTAGTAATAAATGGATGGAAAATTTTTGCCCATTCTTTATTTCTCAACCAGTTTGAAGAACGAATGGTGCAGGTTGAACAGTTGCGTCAGAGATATCCTCAAGACTATAAAAATAAAAACGCCACAAAACTTCTGGCTGCTATCACAAGGTTAGCCTTTGAAGTGATTCCTCAAGATCCCACACGCACCGATTACCGTCTAGGAAATACTCTGGGAAGTGATTACAAGCATTGGTTTAGAGCTAAGTTTTTTCAGCAGTATCGGTTGTTTTTTCGATATCATCAAGAGGGTAAAATTATTGTACTCGCTTGGGTTAACGATGAAAGCTCTAAGCGATCCTATAACGGTAAAACAGACGCTTATCGAGTTTTCAAGAAAATGCTTGAAAGTGGTCAACTTCCAAACGATTGGGATGACTTACTGAAAGAGGCTGAAAGTGAAGCCCATCGTTTCAAGAAGATAATTGACCATTCTTATTGA
- a CDS encoding type II toxin-antitoxin system PrlF family antitoxin gives MAVKLAPCSESTLTARYQTTIPEPIRKVLGLNKHDKICYTIDSEGRVIISRANQEESDDPLLGKFLNFLAQDIEKNPQHLKAVSPDLVSRAQSLVNEVDFDIDAPLFNEDE, from the coding sequence ATGGCTGTAAAACTAGCCCCTTGCTCAGAATCTACGCTTACTGCTCGTTATCAGACTACAATTCCTGAACCCATTCGCAAAGTCCTTGGTTTGAATAAGCATGATAAAATTTGTTACACCATCGACTCCGAAGGTAGGGTGATAATTTCTCGTGCTAACCAGGAAGAGAGCGATGATCCTCTACTGGGAAAGTTTCTGAATTTTCTGGCGCAAGATATTGAGAAGAATCCTCAGCACTTAAAAGCAGTTAGCCCCGATTTAGTGAGTCGCGCTCAATCCTTGGTTAATGAAGTTGATTTTGATATTGATGCACCGCTATTTAACGAGGATGAATAG
- a CDS encoding dynamin-like GTPase family protein gives MSSTPADCQHLPELVSTLSGLWFKEPNLKAQNDFTTINTSLRKAIAPEFQIVFAGAFSAGKSMLINALLERELLYSAEGHATGTECYIHYAESDQEKVILTFLSVQEITEQIKHLASSLGLNQETSLEQLQQSAREILGSEGGESKSERAKQAKALWLLIEGFVQNRDRLHPHQHTTYSMEQLNFGNLSEAATYARRGSNSAILKGLEYYCHHPLLQDGNILVDLPGIDAPVQKDADLTYRKIIDPDTSAVVCVLKPAAAGEMSSEETKLLEKIKGNNSIRDRIFYVFNRIDQTWYNTQLRQRLDGLIQSQFTESKRIYKTSGLLGFYGSQVKHTSHIDRFGLDTIFAESVKNLGGDEDTPQFVSEFNNYCANSGKLTRTTFQIDVKSYETPNQNYVRILTQWGQLLIEQLITDSGIEEFRAAITRYLQKEKRPQLFANLADDLQPLCINLRNHYLNQQRELESQPQEIEAMKAQELARLHQELQKIGEEFQHHISEQVNLIVVNQDQDFEQDFHRLKQNMENRLHELLQTFSVAEAYKRATLTHPRNATAPLIAILVEALYYLANELEDVLIKESQRIIKNVVDKLLKNIQNTEYCRKLYRLLGNDGGIEEKLKQLEVELDHAIVSQARTECDRYVRESPRFYDEGTFSIYQYRETLQQTAQGFDCDTMVEAEPAIRKLLRLDFDTKVKATTNRNFRQTFNQTLKTQLLPMADQQADAIIQQYPNARAYLEQNLVKEAEEKIARNRDLQSQTLASIKKYNQAVTGVNNCLKAMQVYEYQLPTIVETESTQESPANGEQE, from the coding sequence ATGAGTTCAACTCCTGCTGACTGTCAACACTTACCAGAATTAGTATCCACTCTCTCAGGATTGTGGTTCAAAGAGCCGAATTTAAAAGCGCAAAACGACTTCACAACGATAAACACATCCCTGAGAAAAGCGATCGCCCCTGAGTTTCAGATCGTCTTTGCTGGAGCTTTTAGTGCGGGTAAATCGATGCTGATTAACGCCTTGTTAGAAAGGGAACTTCTCTATAGCGCTGAAGGTCACGCTACGGGAACAGAATGCTATATTCATTATGCTGAGAGTGATCAAGAAAAGGTAATTCTCACTTTTTTAAGCGTTCAAGAAATCACTGAACAAATAAAACATTTAGCAAGTTCATTAGGATTAAACCAGGAAACTAGTTTAGAGCAACTCCAACAGTCAGCTCGAGAGATTCTCGGATCAGAGGGAGGAGAAAGTAAGTCGGAAAGAGCTAAACAAGCTAAAGCTCTCTGGTTATTAATAGAAGGCTTTGTCCAAAATCGCGATCGCCTTCATCCCCATCAGCATACCACCTACTCTATGGAGCAGTTAAATTTTGGTAATCTTAGCGAAGCTGCTACTTATGCTCGACGAGGGAGTAACAGCGCCATTCTTAAGGGTTTAGAATATTATTGTCATCATCCTCTATTGCAAGATGGTAATATTTTGGTCGATTTACCCGGTATTGACGCACCCGTGCAAAAAGATGCTGATTTGACTTATCGCAAAATTATCGACCCAGATACTTCAGCAGTAGTTTGCGTCCTCAAACCCGCAGCAGCAGGAGAAATGAGCTCAGAAGAGACAAAATTACTCGAGAAAATTAAGGGAAATAATAGTATTCGCGATCGCATTTTCTACGTGTTTAATCGCATCGATCAAACCTGGTACAACACCCAACTACGTCAACGTCTGGATGGTTTGATTCAGTCTCAATTTACTGAGAGTAAGCGAATTTATAAAACTAGTGGTCTATTGGGATTTTACGGCAGTCAGGTTAAGCATACCAGTCATATTGATCGCTTTGGTTTAGATACAATTTTTGCTGAAAGCGTCAAAAATCTGGGAGGAGACGAAGATACACCCCAATTTGTCAGCGAATTTAATAATTATTGTGCTAACTCTGGAAAGCTAACCCGAACTACATTTCAGATAGACGTCAAAAGCTATGAAACTCCCAACCAAAACTACGTCAGAATCCTAACACAATGGGGTCAACTCTTGATAGAGCAGTTAATTACTGATAGTGGAATTGAAGAGTTTCGTGCTGCTATTACCCGCTATCTCCAAAAAGAAAAACGTCCTCAATTATTCGCTAATCTCGCAGATGACTTACAACCCCTTTGTATCAATCTTCGTAATCATTATCTTAATCAACAAAGAGAGTTAGAAAGTCAACCCCAGGAAATCGAAGCGATGAAAGCGCAAGAGTTAGCTCGTCTACATCAAGAGTTACAAAAGATCGGAGAAGAATTTCAACATCATATTAGCGAGCAAGTTAATCTCATTGTAGTCAATCAAGATCAAGATTTTGAACAAGATTTCCACAGACTTAAACAAAACATGGAAAATCGTCTCCATGAGTTGTTACAAACTTTTTCTGTAGCCGAAGCTTATAAACGTGCTACTTTGACCCATCCTCGCAACGCCACTGCACCTCTGATCGCTATTTTAGTAGAAGCTTTGTACTATCTAGCTAATGAACTCGAGGATGTACTAATTAAAGAGTCTCAAAGAATCATTAAAAATGTGGTAGATAAATTGCTCAAAAATATCCAAAATACTGAGTACTGTCGCAAATTGTATCGTTTGTTAGGTAACGACGGTGGGATCGAAGAGAAACTTAAACAGCTAGAAGTTGAGCTGGATCATGCTATTGTAAGTCAGGCTAGGACAGAATGCGATCGCTACGTTCGTGAAAGTCCTCGTTTTTACGACGAAGGAACATTCTCAATCTACCAATACCGTGAAACTTTACAGCAAACAGCTCAAGGTTTCGACTGCGACACTATGGTAGAAGCGGAACCGGCGATTCGTAAACTGTTAAGATTAGATTTTGACACTAAAGTTAAAGCGACGACTAACCGCAATTTTCGTCAAACTTTTAATCAAACACTGAAAACACAATTATTACCCATGGCTGATCAACAAGCAGATGCGATTATACAACAATATCCTAATGCTCGTGCTTATTTAGAACAGAATTTAGTCAAAGAAGCTGAAGAAAAAATTGCTCGCAATCGTGATCTCCAATCTCAAACTTTAGCAAGTATTAAAAAATATAATCAAGCGGTAACAGGTGTTAATAATTGCTTGAAAGCTATGCAAGTATATGAATACCAATTACCGACAATTGTTGAAACAGAATCAACTCAGGAATCACCAGCAAACGGAGAACAGGAATGA
- a CDS encoding geranylgeranyl reductase family protein translates to MLDCIIVGAGPGGVTTAYHLAKKGHSVLVLDKASLPRSKPCGGGVSPAIAKWFDFDFTPVIDNSITQVQYTWKMGDPVQAPLKNVQPMWMVERSAFDSFLVEQAVKQGAIVKPNTEVTSIQAQSNGWQVNTKTDTFAASYLIGADGVNGPVAQWLGLGDHQYTLGATLEVPTSKPPEYLNRAYFEFGLLKNGYIWNFPKSKGYTISGGILRGNKANSAELKQQIYNYATEFGLDTSKSSYCEYPLALWRENRTLHTQRALIVGEAAAILDPLTAEGIRPSIWTGIKAANAVSQSLQGDTNALAQYTEIVKQEWGADMVLAQRLAGIFYQFPKIAYKVGVKRPAAAQIMGKILCGELKYGDITEQAVSRLKKSLIPGMK, encoded by the coding sequence ATGCTCGATTGTATTATTGTTGGTGCTGGTCCTGGTGGAGTAACGACAGCTTATCATTTAGCTAAAAAAGGTCATTCGGTTCTGGTATTAGATAAAGCTTCTTTACCTCGTTCTAAACCCTGTGGGGGTGGAGTGTCACCTGCGATCGCCAAATGGTTTGACTTTGACTTTACTCCGGTCATTGATAACAGCATTACTCAAGTTCAATACACATGGAAAATGGGCGATCCCGTACAAGCACCTTTGAAAAATGTTCAACCGATGTGGATGGTCGAAAGAAGCGCTTTTGATAGCTTTTTAGTAGAACAAGCAGTCAAACAGGGAGCTATAGTTAAACCCAACACCGAAGTCACCAGTATTCAAGCTCAAAGTAATGGGTGGCAAGTAAACACCAAAACCGATACATTTGCAGCCTCTTATTTAATTGGCGCTGATGGTGTTAATGGTCCTGTTGCTCAATGGCTCGGTTTAGGCGATCATCAGTATACCCTCGGTGCAACCTTAGAAGTCCCTACTAGTAAACCTCCTGAGTATCTCAATCGCGCTTATTTTGAGTTTGGTTTGCTCAAAAATGGCTATATCTGGAATTTTCCCAAAAGCAAGGGCTATACTATTAGCGGTGGAATTTTGCGCGGCAATAAAGCCAATTCTGCCGAGTTAAAACAACAAATATATAACTATGCTACTGAGTTTGGCTTAGATACCAGCAAAAGTAGCTATTGTGAATATCCTTTAGCTTTATGGCGAGAAAATCGTACTCTCCACACTCAAAGAGCTTTAATTGTTGGTGAAGCCGCCGCTATTTTGGATCCTCTCACTGCTGAAGGAATTCGCCCCTCAATTTGGACGGGAATTAAAGCCGCAAACGCAGTAAGTCAAAGTCTCCAAGGAGACACTAACGCTCTAGCTCAATATACCGAGATAGTTAAACAAGAATGGGGTGCAGATATGGTCTTAGCTCAGCGCTTGGCTGGAATTTTTTATCAATTTCCTAAAATTGCTTATAAAGTCGGCGTCAAACGTCCCGCGGCTGCACAAATTATGGGTAAAATTCTCTGTGGTGAACTCAAATATGGTGATATCACTGAGCAAGCGGTTAGTCGTTTGAAAAAGAGTCTTATTCCTGGTATGAAGTAA
- a CDS encoding DUF3747 domain-containing protein: MQLSKLIRVTTIVATTLAGVFGLSSVNASLFEETEVDQSKFAAIARPFGSNQYNLLIVEQIADKRDCWSEVQVDSGTVIIEPLLLNFDFTGICQRNTDSNGYSIRVNGQDLGLDYILNVEEREGELVLVGVPRSDRSLPEILIGSTKGMSRGFLKIHLNPGWVFTKRTFNGNVLGHVYLSTINPEVTAEPSPGGVSQVPSVPDVPSVPSVPSVPSVPSIPVLPGGTETTEPTDPTTIPTEPTKPSQPSAPTAPGTTKVPDPTVDPTVPTDPTAPADPTLPTTP; encoded by the coding sequence ATGCAACTTAGCAAGCTTATTCGCGTAACTACCATCGTGGCTACAACTTTAGCTGGTGTATTCGGCTTAAGTTCGGTTAATGCCAGTCTTTTTGAAGAAACAGAGGTAGATCAAAGCAAATTTGCGGCGATCGCCCGTCCTTTTGGCAGTAATCAATATAATTTATTAATCGTCGAACAAATCGCTGATAAACGAGATTGTTGGAGTGAGGTACAAGTAGACTCGGGTACGGTGATTATTGAGCCACTCCTGCTCAACTTCGATTTTACCGGCATTTGTCAACGCAACACCGATAGTAACGGCTACTCGATTCGCGTCAATGGTCAAGATTTGGGTCTAGACTATATCCTCAATGTGGAAGAACGGGAAGGAGAACTGGTTTTGGTGGGTGTTCCTCGCAGCGATCGCTCCTTACCAGAAATTCTTATTGGTTCAACTAAGGGAATGTCTCGGGGTTTTTTGAAAATTCATCTCAATCCCGGCTGGGTTTTTACCAAAAGGACCTTTAATGGTAACGTGTTGGGTCATGTTTATCTGAGTACAATTAACCCTGAAGTTACTGCTGAGCCATCTCCTGGGGGAGTTTCTCAAGTTCCCAGTGTTCCTGATGTTCCCAGTGTTCCCAGTGTTCCTAGTGTTCCCAGTGTTCCTAGTATTCCTGTGCTTCCCGGTGGTACTGAAACTACTGAACCTACTGATCCGACTACGATTCCTACAGAGCCAACTAAACCCTCACAACCTAGTGCACCTACGGCTCCTGGTACTACCAAAGTACCCGATCCTACCGTAGATCCCACTGTGCCTACCGATCCCACTGCACCTGCAGATCCTACTTTACCGACTACTCCTTAA
- a CDS encoding nucleotidyltransferase family protein has translation MRHLTEARKQEIIAEVLAARSNREPFLLKMKQRQKEGLEVAQKCADFLKKKYGVTKVVLYGSLLNHEKMTLHSDIDLAVWSLPEKDYFKAVADLDYGHNFEIDLVEIQKANPYILEAIYRGVEL, from the coding sequence ATCAGGCATTTAACCGAAGCGAGAAAACAAGAAATTATTGCGGAAGTTTTAGCAGCAAGGAGCAATCGCGAACCCTTTTTATTAAAAATGAAACAACGACAAAAAGAAGGGTTAGAAGTTGCTCAAAAATGTGCTGATTTTCTCAAGAAAAAATATGGGGTTACTAAAGTCGTTTTATATGGTTCTTTATTGAATCATGAAAAGATGACTCTTCATTCTGATATTGATTTAGCAGTTTGGAGTTTACCAGAAAAGGATTATTTTAAAGCGGTAGCAGATTTAGATTATGGACATAATTTTGAAATTGATTTAGTAGAAATACAAAAGGCGAATCCTTATATTTTAGAGGCGATTTATCGAGGAGTTGAATTGTGA